The following proteins come from a genomic window of Pelmatolapia mariae isolate MD_Pm_ZW linkage group LG17, Pm_UMD_F_2, whole genome shotgun sequence:
- the rpl18a gene encoding large ribosomal subunit protein eL20: MKASGTLREYKVIGRLLPSAKNPAPPLYRMRIFAPNHIVAKSRFWYFVSQLRKMKKASGEIVYCGLVNEKTPLKVKNFGIWLRYDSRSGTHNMYREYRDLTTSGAVTQCYRDMGARHRARAHSIQIMKVQVIAANKCRRPAIKQFHDSKIRFPLPHRVLRRQHKPRFTTKRPNTFY, encoded by the exons ATGAAGGCGTCCGGCACA CTTAGGGAGTATAAGGTCATTGGGCGTCTACTGCCCTCGGCTAAGAACCCCGCCCCCCCTCTCTACCGGATGAGGATCTTCGCCCCGAACCACATCGTGGCCAAGTCTCGCTTCTGGTACTTTGTCTCTCAGCTTAGGAAGATGAAGAAGGCATCCGGAGAGATCGTCTACTGCGGCCTG GTCAACGAGAAGACGCCTCTGAAGGTGAAGAACTTCGGCATCTGGCTGCGCTACGACTCCCGCAGCGGCACCCACAACATGTACAGAGAGTACAGGGACCTCACCACATCTGGAGCTGTCACTCAGTGCT ATCGTGACATGGGAGCTCGCCATCGTGCCCGTGCCCACTCAATCCAGATCATGAAGGTGCAGGTGATCGCCGCCAACAAGTGTCGCAGACCCGCCATCAAGCAGTTCCAC GACTCCAAGATCAGGTTCCCCCTGCCCCACCGGGTCCTGCGCCGCCAGCACAAACCCCGCTTCACCACCAAGAGACCAAACACCTTTTActaa
- the xpot gene encoding exportin-T codes for MACQSVAVVMDEQALLGLNPNADARYRQRAMAYFEQLKESQDAWEVCAEALAKGIYSDDHVKFFCFQVLEHQTKFRHCSLSAVQQQLIRETLMKWLQFQLMNTQPEKAFIRNKAAQVFALTFVMEYLTLWPKFFFDILSLVGLNPHGVDIYLRTLMAIDAEVVDRDILHTPEETRRNTLIKDSMREQCIPSLVESWFQILQTYQQSHPELTCQCLEVVGAYVSWIDLNLIANDRFVNLLLSQMSMEELREEACDCLFEIVNKGMDPVDKTKLVESLCQVLQSAGFFNVEQEEDVDFLAKFSRLVNGMGQSLVLSWTKLAKTGNVKDASETLQAVEAKVPLLLQLLVHEDDDISANIVGFCYEYLHVLKQLPQLTDQQKANIEAIMLAVMKKLTYDDEYNFENEGEDEAMFVEYRKQLKMLLDRLAQVSPELLLEAVRRVFTNTMQNWQTAPFMEVEVAIRLLYMLGEALPAAHGAHFSGDTAKTSALQDMMRTLVSCGVSSYQHTSVALEFFETVVRYDKFFIVEPQHIPGVLMAFLDQRGLRHNSPKVRSRVAYLFSRFIKTLHKHMNAFVEDILTRIQDLLELTPPENGFPALLTSDDQLFMFEAAGILIVNSESPVERKQALMRSLLTPLMDAFRLLLAKLPQETEEERQTALADCLSHAVGFASRTSKAFSNKQTVKQCGCTEVYRDCLQAFLPALSCPVQRSVLRSSVRSFLHRMIICMEEEVLPFVPAASEHMLKDCEAKDLQEFIPLISQITAKFKRQVSPFLQQIFMPLVLAIFEVLARPAEENDQTAALEKQMLRRSYFSFIQTIAGSGMNEVMANQGAENMERIVFTIIQGAVDFPDPIAQKTCFIILTKLVELWGGKDGMVGFPDFIYKHIVPACFLAPLKPTFDLSDAQTVLVLSECALTLKMIHLKRGLEFIQFLQQEYLPSLQVAPEISQELCQVLQQPDVKVLKNYIKAFFQRGKL; via the exons ATGGCCTGCCAGTCTGTCGCTGTAGTCATGGACGAGCAGGCCCTGCTGGGGCTCAACCCGAACGCCGATGCCCGCTACAGGCAGAGG GCTATGGCTTACTTCGAGCAGCTGAAGGAGTCTCAGGACGCTTGGGAGGTTTGTGCTGAGGCTCTCGCCAAAGGGATTTACAG TGATGACCACGTCAAATTCTTCTGCTTCCAAGTCTTGGAGCATCAGACCAAGTTCAG ACATTGCAGTTTGAGTGCTGTTCAGCAGCAGCTCATCAGAGAGACTCTGATGAAGTGGCTCCAGTTTCAG CTGATGAACACTCAGCCCGAGAAGGCCTTCATCAGGAACAAGGCAGCACAGGTGTTCGCCCTCACCTTCGTCATGGAGTACCTGACTCTGTGGCCCAAGTTCTTCTTCGACATCCTGTCCCTGGTGGGTCTGAACCCCCACGGAGTCGACATCTACCTGAGGACACTGATGGCCATTGATGCCGAGGTGGTGGACAGAGACATCCTGCACACGCCGGAG GAGACTCGCAGGAACACGCTGATCAAAGACAGCATGAGGGAGCAGTGCATCCCCAGCCTGGTGGAGTCCTGGTTCCAGATCCTGCAGACGTACCAGCAGTCCCACCCCGAGCTCACCTGTCAGTGCTTGGAGGTGGTCGGAGCCTACGTGTCCTGGATCGACCTCAACCTCATCGCCAATGACAG gttCGTGAACCTGCTGCTGAGCCAGATGTCCATGGAGGAGCTGAGGGAGGAGGCCTGCGACTGCCTGTTTGAAATTGTCAACAAGGGAATGGATCCAGTGGACAAAACCAAGCTGGTGGAGTCTCTGTGCCAAGTGCTACAGTCAGCAGGCTTCTTCAACGTGGAGCAG GAGGAGGATGTGGACTTCCTGGCCAAGTTCTCAAGGCTGGTGAACGGCATGGGTCAGAGTCTGGTGCTGAGCTGGACCAAGCTGGCGAAAACCGGCAACGTGAAGGACGCATCGGAGACGCTGCAGGCCGTGGAGGCCAAAGtgcctctgctgctgcagctgctggtgCACGAGGATGACGACATCTCGGCCAACATCGTCGGCTTCTGCTACGAGTACCTGCACGTCCTCAAACAG CTTCCTCAGCTGACAGACCAGCAGAAAGCGAACATCGAG GCCATCATGCTCGCTGTAATGAAAAAACTCACGTACGATGACGAGTACAACTTTGAGAACGAG GGCGAGGACGAGGCAATGTTTGTGGAGTACAGGAAGCAGCTGAAGATGCTTTTGGATCGACTCGCTCAGGTTTCACCGGAGCTGCTGCTGGAAGCCGTCCGCCGCGTCTTCACCAACACGATGCA GAACTGGCAGACAGCACCCTTCATGGAGGTGGAGGTCGCCATTAGGCTGCTCTACATGCTGGGTGAGGCCTTACCAGCGGCGCATGGTGCCCACTTCTCTGGAGACACGGCCAAGACGAGCGCCCTGCAGGACATGATGAGGACG CTGGTTTCCTGCGGTGTCAGCAGCTACCAGCACACCTCCGTCGCTCTGGAGTTCTTTGAAACGGTTGTGCGATACGACAAGTTCTTCATCGTGGAGCCACAGCACATTCCTGGCGTGCTGATGGCGTTCCTGGACCAGCGAGGCTTGAGACACAACAGCCCGAAGGTCCGCAGCAGGGTGGCCTACCTGTTCTCCAGATTCATCAAAACCCTACA TAAACACATGAATGCCTTCGTCGAGGACATCCTGACAAGGATTCAGGACCTGCTGGAGCTCACTCCACCT GAAAACGGTTTCCCGGCGCTCCTGACCAGCGACGACCAGCTCTTTATGTTTGAGGCAGCCGGCATCCTCATCGTCAACAGCGAGAGCCCTGTGGAGAGGAAGCAGGCACTGATGAGGAGCCTGCTGACACCGCTGATGGACGCCTTCCGCCTGCTACTCGCCAAACTCCCCCAGGAGACTGAGGAGGAGCGTCAGACCGCCCTCGCCGACTGCCTGAGTCACGCCGTCGGCTTCGCCAG CCGGACCAGCAAAGCGTTCAGCAACAAGCAGACAGTGAAGCAGTGTGGCTGCACCGAGGTGTACCGGGACTGCCTGCAGGCCTTCCTGCCCGCACTCAGCTGCCCTGTGCAACGGAGCGTGCTGCGCAGCTCCGTGCGTTCGTTCCTGCACCGCATGATCATctgcatggaggaggaggtgctgCCCTTCGTCCCCGCCGCCTCAGAGCACATGCTGAAGGACTGCGAGGCCAAAGATCTACAGGAGTTCATCCCACTCATCAGCCAGATCACCGCCAAGTTTAAG CGGCAGGTGTCTCCCTTCCTGCAGCAGATCTTCATGCCCCTCGTCCTTGCCATCTTTGAGGTTCTGGCACGCCCGGCAGAAGAGAACGACCAGACAGCGGCACTGGAGAAGCAGATGCTGAGGAGGAGTTACTTCAGCTTCATCCAGACCATCGCAGGAAGTGGGATGAACGAGGTGATGGCCAATCAGG gGGCGGAGAACATGGAGCGCATCGTGTTCACCATCATTCAGGGCGCTGTCGACTTCCCCGACCCCATCGCGCAGAAGACCTGCTTCATCATCCTCACCAAACTGGTGGAGCTGTGGG gaGGTAAAGACGGCATGGTGGGCTTCCCTGACTTTATCTACAAACACATCGTCCCAGCCTGTTTCCTGGCTCCCCTCAAaccgacctttgacctctcagATGCACAGACGGTCCTG gtGCTGTCGGAGTGCGCTCTCACACTGAAGATGATTCATCTCAAACGG gGACTCGAATTCATCCAGTTCTTGCAGCAGGAGTACCTGCCATCGCTCCAAGTGGCCCCGGAAATTTCACAG GAGCTCTGCCAGGTTCTCCAGCAGCCTGACGTCAAAGTCCTGAAAAACTACATTAAG GCGTTCTTCCAGCGAGGAAAACTGTAG
- the rtcb gene encoding RNA-splicing ligase RtcB homolog, producing MSRSYNDELQFLDKINSTSWRIKKGFVPNMQVEGVFYVNESLEKLMFEELRNACRGGGVGGFLPAMKQIGNVAALPGIVNKSIGLPDVHSGYGFAIGNMAAFDMDNPNSVVSPGGVGFDINCGVRLLRTNLDEGDVQPVKEQLAQSLFDHIPVGVGSKGVIPMGAKDLEEALEMGMDWSLREGYAWAEDKEHCEEYGRMLQADPNKVSSKAKKRGLPQLGTLGAGNHYAEIQVVDEIYNDYAAKKMGIDHKGQVCVMIHSGSRGLGHQVATDALVAMEKAMKRDKITVNDRQLACARISSPEGQDYLKGMAAAGNYAWVNRSSMTFLTRQAFSKVFGTTPDDLDMHVIYDVSHNIAKVEEHIVDGKQRTLLVHRKGSTRAFPPHHPLIPVDYQLTGQPVLIGGTMGTCSYVLTGTEQGMTETFGTTCHGAGRALSRAKSRRNLDFQDVLDKLADMGIAIRVASPKLVMEEAPESYKNVTDVVNTCHEAGISKKAIKLRPIAVIKG from the exons ATGAGTCGCAGTTACAATGATGAGCTGCAGTTTCTGGATAAAATCAACTCCACCTCCTGGAGAATCAAAAAGGGCTTCGTCCCCAACATGCAG gTGGAAGGAGTTTTCTACGTGAACGAATCTCTGGAGAAGCTGATGTTCGAGGAGCTTCGTAATGCCTGCCGAGGAGGAG GTGTGGGCGGGTTCCTTCCAGCCATGAAGCAGATTGGGAATGTGGCGGCGCTGCCGGGGATTGTGAAC AAATCCATCGGCCTGCCAGATGTCCACTCTGGGTACGGATTTGCTATTGGGAACATGGCGGCCTTCGACATGGACAACCCCAATTCCGTGGTGTCTCCAG GTGGCGTGGGCTTCGACATAAACTGCGGTGTCCGCCTGCTGAGGACAAACCTGGACGAGGGCGATGTCCAGCCGGTGAAGGAGCAGCTCGCTCAGTCACTGTTCGACCACATCCCTGTGGGAGTCGGCTCCAAAGGCGTCATCCCGATGGGAGCCAA GGACCTGGAGGAGGCGCTGGAAATGGGCATGGACTGGTCTCTAAGGGAGGGCTACGCCTGGGCCGAGGATAAGGAGCACTGCGAAGAGTACGGGCGCATGCTGCAGGCCGATCCCAACAAGGTGTCCTCCAAGGCCAAGAAGAGAGGCCTGCCGCAG ctCGGCACTCTGGGAGCAGGAAACCACTATGCTGAGATCCAGGTGGTGGATGAGATCTACAACGATTATGCTGCCAAGAAGATGGGCATTGACCACAAAGGCCAGGTGTGTGTGATGATCCACAGCGGCAGCCGAGGCCTCGGGCATCAGGTCGCCACAG ATGCTCTGGTTGCCATGGAGAAGGCGATGAAGCGTGACAAAATCACGGTGAACGATCGACAGCTGGCCTGCGCTCGAATCAGCTCTCCTGAGGGGCAGGATTACCTGAAAGGCATGGCAGCCGCAGGAAACTACGCCTGGGTCAACCGCTCCTCCATGACCTTCCTCACCAGACAG GCCTTCTCCAAAGTGTTCGGTACGACGCCGGATGACCTTGACATGCATGTCATCTACGACGTCTCTCACAACATCGCCAAAGTGGAGGAGCACATTGTGGACGGAAAGCAGAGGACGCTGCTCGTTCACCGCAAAGGATCCACGCGAGCCTTCCCCCCTCACCACCCCCTCATCCCCGTCGACTACCAG CTCACAGGTCAGCCGGTGCTCATCGGTGGGACGATGGGGACCTGCAGCTACGTCCTGACTGGGACCGAGCAGGGCATGACGGAGACGTTTGGGACCACCTGTCATGGAGCG GGCCGAGCGCTCTCTCGAGCAAAGTCACGCAGGAACCTGGACTTCCAGGACGTCCTGGACAAACTGGCTGACATGGGCATCGCCATCCGGGTGGCGTCGCCCAAActggtgatggaggag gctccTGAATCATACAAAAACGTGACAGACGTGGTGAACACGTGTCACGAGGCTGGCATCAGCAAGAAGGCGATCAAACTGAGGCCGATCGCTGTCATCAAAGGATGA
- the fbxo7 gene encoding F-box only protein 7, whose amino-acid sequence MKLRVRINRQTSRVELLGEDPSLKELRDHIQEMLLSSHGLSSDTEFGLSLNGSELLTDTAQTLASCGIVSGDLICVHLPQSEATAATASTSSASSTSSTYTAVKSSANQRQSQQTPIMASTQPSSSSSVSGAAGPPVLSESQLSCEMLDSESSATIWEPMLCGEAEEGQAPLSLELLYHTAQPTSPNDAIMVAGHLLMLETGFVAQGTELKPGEMPAGWRCAGGVYKLQYTHPLCESSLASVVAVCMGPMLVINTTLKVTETVDTVRKLCLNASSYVTNEWPGGSAAAAFKDLSKLSRLFKDQLAYPLIATAREAMALPVAFGLPALPPELLLRVLRLLDVRSVVRLSAVSRHFNVATADSSLWRHLYRRDFADSGSGRSRDTDWKELYKKSYKFRSELRNAASTHPRPLLPFHPGDIFHPIPYPNFPPVPGIIGGEYDQRPNLPHGLLPRPRYDPIGPLADPHRRPRHDFHRIRPTGGRPSDIRRGFI is encoded by the exons atgaAGCTGCGGGTTCGGATCAACAGGCAGACCAGCCGGGTGGAGTTACTTGGAGAAGATCCCAGTTTGAAAGAGCTCAGAGATCACATCCAGGAGATGCTGTTGTCCTCACATGGACTCAG TTCAGACACAGAGTTTGGTTTGTCTCTGAACGGCTCCGAGCTGCTCACGGACACTGCTCAGACTTTGGCGTCCTGCGGCATTGTGTCCGGAGATTTGATCTGCGTCCATCTGCCTCAGTCTGAAGCCACAGCTGCCACCGCTTCAACCAGCTCAGCCTCGTCTACAAGCTCCACCTACACAGCAGTCAAGAGCTCTGCAAACCAGAGGCAAAGCCAGCAGACCCCCATCATGGCCTCCACTCAG ccgagcagcagcagcagtgtcagTGGGGCCGCCGGTCCTCCAGTCCTTTCAGAGTCCCAGCTGTCCTGTGAGATGCTGGACTCTGAATCTTCAGCCACCATCTGGGAGCCAATGCTGTGCGGTGAGGCCGAGGAGGGTCAGGCACCACTCTCTCTGGAGCTCCTGTACCACACGGCCCAGCCCACAAGTCCCAATGATGCCATCATGGTGGCCGGACATCTCCTGATGCTCGAGACTGGGTTCGTTGCTCAG GGCACCGAGCTGAAGCCCGGTGAGATGCCTGCTGGATGGAGGTGTGCAGGTGGAGTCTACAAGCTGCAGTACACTCATCCTTTGTGTGAGAGCAGCCTGGCCTCGGTGGTGGCTGTGTGCATGGGCCCAATGCTCGTCATCAACA CGACTCTGAAGGTTACAGAAACGGTCGACACTGTCCGCAAACTGTGTCTGAATGCATCCAGCTACGTGACCAACGAGTGGCCAG GAggaagtgcagcagcagcatttaAAGACCTCAGCAAACTGTCCCGACTCTTCAAAGACCAGCTGGCGTACCCACTGATCGCCACCGCCAGAGAAG CGATGGCTCTCCCCGTGGCGTTCGGTCTGCCTGCTCTTCCTCCGGAGCTGCTCCTCCGAGTCCTCCGCCTGCTCGACGTTCGCTCTGTGGTCAGACTGTCGGCGGTAAGCCGGCACTTCAACGTCGCCACAGCAGACTCGTCTCTGTGGAGACACCTGTACCGCCGCGACTTCGCAG ATTCAGGCTCAGGCAGATCCAGAGACACAGACTGGAAAGAG CTCTACAAAAAGTCATACAAGTTTCGCTCTGAACTTCGAAACGCTGCCTCGACCCACCCCCGCCCCCTCCTGCCTTTCCATCCAGGAGACATCTTCCACCCCATCCCCTACCCTAACTTCCCCCCGGTGCCGGGCATCATCGGTGGGGAATACGATCAGCGACCAAACCTGCCCCATGGCCTACTCCCCCGCCCCCGCTACGACCCCATAGGCCCGCTCGCAGACCCGCACAGACGACCTCGCCACGACTTCCACAGAATCCGACCAACAGGAGGGCGACCTTCAGACATCCGACGAGGATTCATCTGA